AATATCCTCAATTCGAATTTTTTCGGTAAGGTGCATCTTGATATACGCCAAGGCATTCTGGAGGAATTGGTCTTCAATCTTGCTTTTGGGTTGGGAAATCAATTTTGCAGTATTTTCGGTTACGGTATATTGATTGCCAAGGTTTGCGAGGTAACAGGCAATGAATTCAAGGGAAAGCAAAATAGGTTCCATCTCAATATCTAATGGGATCTGCGGTTCGTTTTTGTATAAAACGGCAAGTTTCTCAAAATCCAATTCATTATATTTTTTACAAATCGCATGGAAATTTTTATTCCCGGGTGTGGATTCTGATGCATAGCAACCAAAGGTAATTGCACCGAGGACATTGTCTTTATCAATAATCGGAACGATATATTCAAACATTCCTGCATGGCAGAATCCCGAGAAAGTCTGCCGGGTCTCAGTACATTTTGCAAGCATTTTTGGTATCATATCTAGGCAGTCCCTCTGGCATTGTCTATTGCTTTTTACGTAGACGCAGTAGGGGGCATTGTGATTGGAAAAGAGACTGAGTGCGTTGAAGACTTCTTTGTTTTGACGAAAGAATCCTGTAAAGTCTTTTATGCAAATTGTTGCACTGTATCTATTAGACAATTCTGTGAGATAACATTGCAGGCTTTG
The sequence above is a segment of the Sphaerochaeta pleomorpha str. Grapes genome. Coding sequences within it:
- a CDS encoding helix-turn-helix domain-containing protein; its protein translation is MTTLQSLQCYLTELSNRYSATICIKDFTGFFRQNKEVFNALSLFSNHNAPYCVYVKSNRQCQRDCLDMIPKMLAKCTETRQTFSGFCHAGMFEYIVPIIDKDNVLGAITFGCYASESTPGNKNFHAICKKYNELDFEKLAVLYKNEPQIPLDIEMEPILLSLEFIACYLANLGNQYTVTENTAKLISQPKSKIEDQFLQNALAYIKMHLTEKIRIEDIAQYCNFSTSYVSRNFNKAVGMNISTYINKLRIEVSKTYLLTSDKTIAEISEIVGFEDLSYYSRVFSSLLGIPPAEFRRRFS